Proteins from one Halovivax limisalsi genomic window:
- a CDS encoding S9 family peptidase yields the protein MSEPERLLAREVAVSPTFLGADGALAYLEGPTTDRRVVIRDGGMTETIEPPSAPSWIVGSPTRPEVICGIQQPGTECVDFVRVTRTGDATHLSDGSRVNRWWGGFGPDGDRFAYTANHRRSDHFDVYVQERDRGEQAATRVCEGRGWFNVAGWSPGGDRLALVETEANTEKRLHVLDVETGDRRRITGDDAARFSGVSWGPDGSAVYCTTDLDRELTAICRVGLDDGSIETVYESDWNVEAFGLDPETRTAVFVENASGYSKLSIGSLSSATEIEPTHVDVFEPGVIESVTVSPGADAVVARQSSDAVPSRIARYEPAAGECATVTETRVRDGSLSRRRVEFESTDGRSIPAVLTLPRAAEDGAVAVIVDVHGGPDGQHRPRYNPRKQYFLRRGFGYFEPNVRGSSGYGASYRALDDGADRWDAIDDLVAGGEWLERQPRVAGEELVLLGESAGGLAVLLALAVAPERFRAGISIAGITDLVSYLEETSAWRRAQRQREYGSLETDRDLLRELSPVSHVDSIRAPVLLVHGEQDERVPVAQLYAFERAARAAGIDVETLVFQSAGHRIRDPNRRTEVLERCHELARSVTRESDAGSPASGSNAGSR from the coding sequence ATGAGTGAGCCCGAGCGTCTGCTCGCTCGAGAGGTGGCGGTCTCGCCGACCTTCCTCGGCGCCGACGGCGCCCTCGCGTACCTCGAGGGCCCGACGACCGATCGTCGCGTGGTGATACGCGATGGGGGGATGACGGAGACGATCGAGCCGCCGTCGGCACCATCGTGGATCGTCGGTTCGCCGACTCGTCCCGAAGTCATCTGCGGAATCCAGCAGCCGGGAACCGAGTGCGTCGATTTCGTCCGGGTGACGAGAACGGGCGACGCTACCCACTTGTCGGACGGTTCGCGTGTGAACAGGTGGTGGGGCGGGTTCGGTCCCGACGGCGATCGGTTCGCCTATACCGCCAATCACCGCCGGTCGGACCACTTCGACGTCTACGTGCAGGAACGCGATCGGGGCGAGCAGGCGGCGACTCGCGTCTGCGAGGGCCGGGGCTGGTTCAACGTCGCCGGCTGGTCTCCGGGAGGCGATCGGCTGGCGCTCGTCGAAACGGAAGCGAACACCGAAAAGCGCCTCCACGTCCTCGACGTCGAAACGGGCGACCGTCGACGGATTACCGGCGACGATGCGGCTCGATTCAGCGGCGTCAGCTGGGGGCCCGACGGGTCGGCGGTGTACTGTACGACGGACCTCGATCGGGAGCTAACGGCGATCTGCCGGGTCGGACTCGACGACGGGTCGATCGAAACCGTCTACGAGTCCGACTGGAACGTCGAGGCGTTCGGGCTCGATCCGGAGACGCGAACGGCCGTCTTCGTCGAAAACGCGTCGGGCTACTCGAAGCTCTCGATCGGGAGCCTGTCGTCGGCGACCGAGATCGAACCGACCCACGTCGACGTCTTCGAGCCCGGCGTGATCGAGTCTGTGACCGTCTCGCCGGGCGCCGACGCCGTCGTCGCGCGGCAGTCGAGCGACGCGGTACCGAGTCGGATCGCGCGATACGAGCCGGCGGCCGGCGAGTGCGCGACGGTCACGGAGACGCGCGTCCGCGACGGCAGTCTCTCGCGCAGGCGCGTCGAGTTCGAATCGACGGACGGCCGGTCGATTCCGGCCGTTCTCACGCTGCCGCGTGCGGCCGAAGACGGCGCCGTGGCGGTGATCGTCGACGTGCACGGTGGCCCGGACGGACAGCATCGGCCGCGATACAACCCGCGGAAACAGTACTTCCTCCGTCGCGGGTTCGGATACTTCGAACCGAACGTGCGCGGGTCGAGCGGCTACGGCGCGTCGTACCGCGCGCTCGACGACGGGGCCGACCGATGGGACGCGATCGACGACCTCGTCGCGGGGGGCGAGTGGCTCGAACGCCAGCCGCGAGTGGCGGGTGAGGAACTTGTCTTGCTCGGCGAATCCGCCGGCGGGCTGGCGGTGCTTCTGGCCCTGGCCGTGGCACCCGAACGCTTTCGCGCCGGCATCTCGATCGCCGGCATCACCGACCTCGTGTCCTACCTCGAAGAGACGAGCGCGTGGCGGCGAGCGCAACGCCAGCGAGAGTACGGCTCGCTCGAGACCGACCGTGACCTCCTCAGGGAGCTGAGTCCGGTGAGCCACGTCGATTCGATCCGCGCGCCGGTCCTGCTCGTCCACGGCGAGCAGGACGAGCGGGTCCCGGTCGCACAGCTCTACGCGTTCGAACGCGCGGCTCGCGCGGCCGGCATCGACGTCGAGACGCTGGTGTTTCAATCGGCGGGACACCGGATCAGGGACCCAAACCGACGCACCGAAGTGCTCGAACGGTGTCACGAGCTGGCCCGATCGGTAACGCGCGAGTCGGACGCGGGGTCTCCAGCGTCCGGGTCGAACGCTGGGTCGCGGTGA
- a CDS encoding ABC transporter substrate-binding protein produces the protein MSADETGIDRRQFLAVAGTGAATATLSGCLNLDEPSGDGDDGGDGGDGSGNELVYIDLDSLTTTDPARASGASDYSAIINIYDPLFYVEAETFRTIENLATDWEASDDGTQYEVTIRDDATHHNGDPVTAEDVAFSMNRLMSINESPASVFAGIFGENAAEAVDETTVSFDLQIAYAPVLTALTQLFVVNSNEVRDAGEDYLNDNTAGSGPYELDGLTEGSRLSLTAFEDYWGGWEDDQFDSARHEVISEESTARIMMEQGDADLTSKFLSADTYDELEGYDNVRVAVQPELFLWHITMNTQKPPFDDVKVREAVAHSFDYQAVVENVLRDGQPAAGPVPVGMPGHNDDLEPYGQDLDAAQAALEESSYTVEEINSYEMEHMYTNAVAWAEPITLILEDGLGELGISIQSNNTPWAQMLERASSQDTTPHFTQVGNTARIASPDWHTYGQYHPSVQGEINASAWYENDEVTTLLEDARTTFDEEERFSKYREAQSLVYEDYPSIFIANPAYKAGINENLGGWKYRGVLSYEHRWYEMFRDGDGRA, from the coding sequence ATGTCAGCAGACGAAACCGGCATCGATCGACGCCAGTTCCTCGCGGTCGCGGGAACGGGCGCAGCTACTGCAACGCTATCGGGCTGTCTCAATCTGGACGAACCCAGTGGCGACGGCGACGATGGCGGCGACGGTGGCGACGGAAGCGGAAACGAACTGGTCTACATCGATCTGGACTCGCTCACGACGACCGATCCGGCCCGCGCGAGCGGCGCGTCGGATTACTCGGCGATCATCAACATCTACGATCCGCTCTTCTACGTCGAGGCGGAGACCTTCCGGACGATCGAGAATCTCGCGACCGACTGGGAGGCGAGCGACGACGGCACGCAGTACGAGGTCACGATCCGCGACGACGCCACCCACCACAACGGGGACCCGGTGACGGCCGAGGACGTCGCGTTCTCGATGAACCGGCTCATGTCGATCAACGAGTCGCCCGCCTCCGTCTTCGCGGGTATCTTCGGCGAAAACGCCGCCGAGGCGGTCGACGAGACGACGGTCTCGTTCGACCTCCAGATCGCGTACGCGCCGGTGCTCACCGCGCTCACGCAGCTGTTCGTCGTCAACTCGAACGAGGTTCGCGACGCGGGCGAGGACTACCTGAACGACAACACCGCCGGCTCCGGGCCGTACGAACTCGACGGGCTCACGGAGGGCAGCCGCCTGTCGCTCACCGCGTTCGAGGACTACTGGGGCGGCTGGGAGGACGATCAGTTCGACAGTGCCCGCCACGAGGTCATCTCGGAGGAGTCGACCGCCCGCATCATGATGGAGCAGGGCGACGCCGACCTGACGAGCAAGTTCCTCTCGGCGGACACCTACGACGAACTCGAGGGCTACGACAACGTCCGGGTGGCCGTCCAGCCGGAGCTGTTCCTCTGGCACATCACGATGAACACACAGAAGCCGCCGTTCGACGACGTCAAGGTCCGCGAAGCCGTCGCACACAGCTTCGACTACCAGGCCGTCGTCGAGAACGTCCTGCGCGACGGGCAGCCGGCGGCCGGACCGGTCCCGGTCGGCATGCCCGGTCACAACGACGACCTCGAACCCTACGGACAGGATCTCGACGCCGCGCAGGCGGCCCTCGAGGAGTCCTCGTACACGGTCGAGGAGATCAACTCCTACGAGATGGAGCACATGTACACGAACGCGGTCGCGTGGGCCGAGCCGATCACGCTCATCCTCGAAGACGGACTCGGCGAACTCGGCATCTCCATCCAGTCGAACAACACGCCGTGGGCGCAGATGCTCGAACGGGCGAGTAGCCAGGACACGACGCCGCACTTCACGCAGGTCGGCAACACCGCCCGCATCGCCTCGCCGGACTGGCACACCTACGGCCAGTACCACCCCTCGGTGCAGGGCGAGATCAACGCTTCCGCCTGGTACGAGAACGACGAGGTGACGACGCTCCTCGAAGACGCCCGGACGACCTTCGACGAGGAAGAGCGGTTCTCGAAGTACCGCGAGGCCCAGTCGCTCGTCTACGAGGACTATCCGAGCATCTTCATCGCGAACCCGGCCTACAAGGCGGGCATCAACGAGAACCTCGGCGGCTGGAAGTACCGCGGCGTTCTCTCCTACGAGCACCGCTGGTACGAGATGTTCCGCGACGGTGACGGACGCGCCTGA
- a CDS encoding ABC transporter permease, with protein sequence MSFTSYLARRLGQNVLVIVALSTFIFFIARILPGDPVRVALGQHASEEQVQEMRREMGLNEPLYVQFFDWASGMLQGDWGTALRTGNQVSQDIIVRLPATLELVIVAMTFAVVLAIPFGMISGINKDRWQDHVSRITTLTGISMPRFWVAILLQVVFVAWLGLFPLTGRISPNLEAPPTITGLYLIDSLVTGRWATFVDVAHHIVLPGFALGLATLAQVTRLIRSEIIEQQRKDYILAANAWGMPANLIHYKYMLKNAFTSSLTILGLSFGFILGNAFLIEIIFSWPGFARYGVDALLFQDFNAIVGVVIVVGIAFVTANLVVDILYGYLDPRVRYGGD encoded by the coding sequence ATGTCGTTCACCTCGTACCTGGCGCGACGACTCGGACAGAACGTCCTGGTAATCGTGGCGCTCTCGACGTTCATCTTCTTCATCGCCCGGATCCTCCCCGGCGATCCGGTTCGCGTGGCGCTGGGCCAGCACGCCAGCGAGGAGCAGGTCCAGGAGATGCGACGCGAGATGGGCCTCAACGAACCGCTCTACGTCCAGTTCTTCGACTGGGCGAGCGGCATGCTCCAGGGCGACTGGGGCACGGCGCTGCGAACGGGAAACCAGGTCTCGCAGGACATCATCGTCCGCCTGCCCGCGACGCTCGAACTCGTCATCGTCGCGATGACGTTCGCGGTGGTACTCGCCATCCCCTTCGGCATGATCTCGGGGATCAACAAGGACCGCTGGCAGGATCACGTCTCGCGCATCACGACGCTGACGGGCATCTCCATGCCCCGCTTTTGGGTCGCGATCCTGTTGCAGGTGGTCTTCGTCGCCTGGCTCGGCCTCTTCCCGCTGACGGGGCGCATCTCCCCGAACCTGGAGGCGCCGCCGACCATCACCGGCCTCTACCTGATCGACAGCCTCGTCACCGGTCGGTGGGCGACGTTCGTCGACGTCGCACACCACATCGTCCTGCCCGGGTTCGCGCTCGGCCTGGCGACGCTCGCGCAGGTGACGCGGCTCATCCGCTCGGAGATCATCGAACAGCAGCGCAAGGACTACATCCTCGCCGCGAACGCCTGGGGGATGCCCGCGAACCTGATCCACTACAAGTACATGCTCAAGAACGCGTTTACGAGTTCGCTGACCATCCTGGGGCTGTCCTTCGGCTTCATCCTGGGCAACGCCTTCCTGATCGAGATCATCTTCTCCTGGCCGGGCTTCGCCCGCTACGGCGTCGACGCGCTGCTCTTCCAGGACTTCAACGCCATCGTGGGGGTCGTGATCGTCGTCGGCATCGCCTTCGTCACCGCGAACCTGGTCGTCGACATCCTGTACGGTTACCTGGACCCCCGCGTGCGCTACGGAGGTGACTGA
- a CDS encoding alpha/beta hydrolase, which yields MADSAIDPRLRIGGAPETDPSVELAGPNPPLAERDGVTLFVHGWFGRRSSVADAAAFERAFASRDEPALVVPVQWTAATPNFWRARRRADAAGAALADWLRRFRNRRPDVDLRLVAHSLGARLGLRALSALDGAVVFDAVALLAPGVDADAVCPGGPYEDGIRSSAGSVYAYVSRRDQVLRWVYRVLALHQALGTDGPRCGKTGSRTAPLTTVDVTAVVGSHGAYLDPDRNERWGDRLTTDLRG from the coding sequence ATGGCCGATTCCGCGATCGATCCGCGACTTCGGATCGGCGGGGCGCCGGAAACCGACCCTTCGGTCGAGCTCGCGGGCCCGAACCCGCCCCTCGCCGAGCGCGACGGGGTGACGCTGTTCGTCCACGGCTGGTTCGGGCGCCGGTCGAGCGTCGCTGACGCGGCCGCGTTCGAACGCGCGTTCGCGAGCCGCGACGAACCGGCGCTCGTCGTCCCGGTCCAGTGGACGGCCGCCACGCCGAACTTCTGGCGCGCGCGTCGACGGGCGGACGCGGCCGGGGCGGCGCTGGCCGACTGGCTCCGCCGCTTTCGGAATCGCCGGCCCGACGTCGACCTCCGGCTGGTCGCCCACTCGCTGGGCGCGCGCCTCGGGCTGCGAGCACTGTCCGCCCTGGACGGGGCCGTCGTCTTCGACGCCGTCGCGTTGCTCGCACCGGGCGTCGACGCCGACGCGGTCTGTCCCGGTGGTCCGTACGAGGACGGGATCCGCTCGTCCGCCGGCTCGGTCTACGCCTACGTCTCGCGGCGCGATCAAGTCCTTCGCTGGGTTTACAGAGTGCTCGCGTTGCACCAGGCCCTCGGCACCGACGGCCCCCGGTGCGGAAAGACGGGTTCGCGAACGGCGCCGCTCACCACGGTCGACGTCACCGCCGTCGTCGGGAGCCACGGCGCGTACCTCGACCCCGACCGAAACGAGCGGTGGGGCGATCGGCTGACGACGGATTTACGCGGCTGA
- a CDS encoding ABC transporter permease, which produces MGATETADGESADDYGRRARKERLVRAWRRLSSNTLTVVGLLMLLTVFIAAVFAPELAPYPEDASGAIHFDQASQPPSWEHPMGTDTNGRDIFSRVLFGARISLMMAAVVLSIGVGIGVPLGLIAGYFGGTVNALIMRTTDVFLAIPPIVLALAITAAVEPSLRNAMIAVAFAWWPWYVRLTQGEVLSVKEETYVEASESIGTKWPRVIRKEILPNIIAPLSVKITLDAGFVILVGAGLAFLGLGAQPPTADWGAMVADGRDNVTNFWWIATMPGLAISFTVLGFNMVGDGLRDLFDVEVDDV; this is translated from the coding sequence ATGGGCGCGACCGAAACCGCCGACGGGGAGTCGGCCGACGACTACGGCCGTCGCGCCCGCAAGGAGCGACTGGTGCGGGCCTGGCGCCGCCTCTCGAGCAACACGCTGACCGTCGTCGGCCTGCTCATGCTGCTGACCGTCTTCATCGCGGCAGTCTTCGCGCCGGAACTCGCCCCCTACCCGGAAGACGCGAGCGGTGCGATCCACTTCGACCAGGCCTCCCAGCCGCCCAGCTGGGAGCACCCGATGGGCACCGACACGAACGGGCGAGACATCTTCTCGCGGGTGCTCTTCGGCGCGCGCATCTCGCTGATGATGGCGGCGGTCGTCCTCTCGATCGGCGTCGGGATCGGCGTCCCGCTCGGTCTGATCGCGGGCTACTTCGGCGGGACGGTCAACGCCCTCATCATGCGGACGACCGACGTCTTCCTCGCGATCCCGCCGATCGTCCTCGCGCTGGCGATCACGGCCGCTGTCGAGCCGTCGCTGCGCAACGCCATGATCGCCGTCGCGTTCGCCTGGTGGCCGTGGTACGTCCGGCTCACGCAGGGCGAGGTGCTCTCGGTCAAGGAGGAGACGTACGTCGAGGCCAGCGAGTCCATCGGGACGAAGTGGCCCCGAGTCATCCGCAAGGAGATCCTGCCGAACATCATCGCCCCGCTCTCGGTGAAGATCACGCTCGACGCCGGCTTCGTGATCCTCGTCGGCGCGGGGCTGGCCTTCCTCGGGCTCGGCGCCCAGCCGCCGACGGCCGACTGGGGCGCGATGGTGGCCGACGGCCGCGACAACGTCACCAACTTCTGGTGGATCGCGACGATGCCCGGCCTCGCCATCTCGTTCACCGTCCTCGGCTTCAACATGGTCGGCGACGGGCTTCGCGACCTGTTCGACGTGGAGGTAGACGATGTCTGA